A window of the Heptranchias perlo isolate sHepPer1 chromosome 37, sHepPer1.hap1, whole genome shotgun sequence genome harbors these coding sequences:
- the elof1 gene encoding transcription elongation factor 1 homolog, translated as MGRRKSKRKPPTKKKVLGTLETQFTCPFCNHEKSCDVKMDRARNTGIISCTVCLEEFQTPITYLSEPVDVYSDWIDACEAANQ; from the exons ATGGGGCGCAGGAAATCAAAGAGAAAGCCTCCTACCAAGAAGAAAGTGCTTGGGACTCTAGAAACACAGTTCACGTGTCCGTTCTGTAACCACGAAAAGTCGTGTGATGTTAAGAT GGATCGCGCACGGAATACGGGGATCATATCCTGCACTGTGTGTTTAGAAGAATTCCAAACTCCAATAACGT ACCTGTCGGAGCCGGTGGATGTTTACAGTGATTGGATTGATGCCTGTGAAGCAGCAAACCAGTAG